The Fulvivirga maritima genome segment TGTTAAAAGTCAGGAGACCTGCCTTTTCCGCTATGACTTTGCTTTCGCGATATGAAGCTCATTGTCAGGTCTGATGCTTGCTTGTAAAATCACAGGATAGGTGTATGCTGTTGGTATTGGGAGTGGTGCATCTTCACCTTATTTTTCTTCTTATTATCGTCGGGCAAAGCCGAAATTTTGCAATGGACTTTTAGAATACTATTTAAACACTAAAAGTTAAAAAAATGCAAACACACATTCTGGGCTATCCGCGCATAGGTAGCCGACGTGAACTAAAAAGGGCTTGTGAAAGCTACTGGAACGACAAAATTACGCTGAAGGAGCTGGTGCAGGCTGCTAAAGAAATCAGGGAGCATAACTGGAATCTTCAGAAAGAAGCAGGAATAGACCTTATTCCTTCTAACGACTTTTCTTACTATGATCAGGTGCTGGATATGGCGCTCACCGTTAATGCTATTCCCGAAAGGTACCATGATGTAATTCTTAAAGAAGGTAAAACGGAGCTGGACTTGTACTTTGCTATGGCTCGTGGTTATCAGCAAAATGGCTTGGACATAACCGCTATGGAAATGACCAAGTGGTTTGATACTAACTACCATTACATAGTGCCTGAGTTTACTAAAGACCAGCAGTTTAAACTCTTTTCTACTAAAATTATTGATGAATTTGACGAAGCTAAGCGTATTGGTATTGCCTCCAAGCCGGTGATCCTGGGACCTGTTTCTTTCTTGCTTTTGGGTAAGGAAAAAGAAGAGGGCTTCAACCGATTAGAGCTAATAGATAACCTGTTACCAGTTTATTTTGAGCTTTTTGCTCAGCTTAGTGAGCGAGATGTACAGTGGATACAAATAGATGAGCCTTTCCTGGCTATGGACATTGACGCGCCTACTCAGGAGGTGTATAAAAAAGTTTATGCAGAGATCGATAAGAAATTTCCTCACCTGAAAATACTATTAGCTACTTATTTTGAAGGCCTTAAAGGAAATACAGAGTTGGCGGTGTCACTACCCGTTACAGCCCTGCATGTAGACTTGGTAAGAGCGCCGGAACAGCTTTCTGAGGTGCTGGCTAAAACGCCGGATAACCTTTCACTATCTCTCGGTTTGGTAGATGGAAGAAATATTTGGAAGAATAACTTTATTGCCAGTCTAGAACAAATTAAAAAGGCGATTGGAGCATTAGGAAAGGAGAGAATAATGATTGGTACGAGTTGCTCTCTGCTTCATTCTCCTTGTGACTTGTCTTTAGAGACTAAAGAAGATACGCTTACGCCAATAATAAAGAGCTGGCTGGCTTTTGCTAAGCAAAAAGTGGAAGAAGTAGTGACCCTAAGCAAACTGGCAGGTGAAGATAAGGCTGATGTAATAGCTGCCTTACAGGCCAACACCCAGGCGCAGGAAAGCAGGATTACTTCGGCTTTAATTCATAATACGGCTGTTAAATCACGTGTAAATGGTATTGAAGAATCTGATACACATAGAGATCATGAGTTTGCCTCGCGGAAGGCTACGCAGCAATCTGTGCTCAACTTACCTCTTTATCCTACCACTACCATTGGCTCTTTTCCTCAAACTAAAGAAGTGAGAAGCTGGAGGGCTAAATTCAAAAAAGGAGAGCTCTCCCAAAAAGAGTATAATGATCTCCTGGCTGAAGAAACCGCTAAGGCTATAGAGTGGCAAGAAAAAATAGGGCTTGATGTACTCGTGCATGGTGAATTTGAAAGAAATGACATGGTAGAGTATTTCGGAGAAAAGCTCAATGGCTTTGTGTTTACTCAAAACGGATGGGTACAAAGTTATGGTAGCCGCTGCGTGAAGCCGCCTATTATCTATGGTGATGTTTCCCGACCAGAAGCTATGACGGTGAAATGGAGCACCTACGCTCAAGGACTTACAGATAAGTTGGTCAAAGGAATGCTTACCGGCCCAGTAACCATATTACAATGGAGTTTTGTAAGAAACGACCAGCCAAGATCAGCCACCTGTAACCAGATAGCTCTGGCCATAAGAGATGAGGTGGTAGACCTTGAAGAAGCCGGCATTAAGGTGATACAAATTGATGAACCAGCCATAAGAGAAGGGTTGCCGTTAAGGAAGTCTGACTGGCAAACCTATCTGGAGTGGGCCGTGAGGGCCTTCCGTATAGCTTCATCAGGAGTGAGTGATGCTACGCAAATACATACTCACATGTGTTATTCTGAGTTTAATGACATCATTGAAAACATAGCAGCGATGGATGCTGATGTGATTACCATAGAATGTTCTCGTTCGCAAATGGAGTTATTAGACGCTTTCGTTCAGTTTAATTATCCAAATGATATTGGTCCTGGTGTTTATGACATCCATTCGCCACGTGTGCCTAGCAGATTGGAAATGGAAGAGCTGCTGGAGAAAGCTAAAGCAGTACTGCCAGAAGATCAGCTATGGGTAAACCCTGACTGTGGTTTAAAAACCAGAGGTTGGGAAGAAACCAGAAAGGCACTGATAGAAATGGTGAGTGCCGCCAAAAGCATGCGTGAGAGTGTAGAAACAGGAGTGTAATCACTAAAGTAATCTATGCCCAAGCATGAAGATAAATATTGCCCACGTTGTAATACCCTCTTTGAGTGTAAAGTGGGCAATATTGCCCTTTGCCAGTGTAGTAAAGTGGAGCTAACCCATGAGCAAAGAAACTACCTATCCTCACAGTTTAGCGACTGCCTCTGCGCCAGCTGCATGGCCGAATTAAAAACAGAATTTAACATCAAACAGCATGAAGCCTCTATCAATAAAATCATAGGCGGGTATAGGGGGGAGTGAGAACTTTCAGGTTAAGGTCAGGTCTATTGATGTACATACATATTCTTATCAATTATTACTATAAGTGTATGAAATGTCTTATTTTAAGAAAGCTTTAAGATCAGTTTGGTTATAAATTATTAGGAAGACTGAGGATGAAATTTTATACTACTAGTTCAACGGGTGATTCTGGGCTTCTTTATTTAGGTCACTGGATTAATCAGAATTTTCATTTCCCTTTTAGAATAATGTCTGCCGACATTGGTATTGATGCTGAAATTGAGATCCTTGATAAAGATTTACATTCTAACGGATTGATAATAAAAGCTCAAGTAAAGTCTACTCAAAGCCCTATTAACGCTAATTTCTCTGAATATGTGGAAAAAGACCACATTGATTATTGGAGTAAACTTACTGTTCCCGTAATTTATTTTAAGGTTGATTTAGAAAATAATAAAATTTATCATAAAATAATATCATCATTGGATGGTGTAGAATTGACTAGTTCAGGTAATGACAATAAAAGGAAAATAGAGTTTGATTTATCAAAGGATTTACTTGATTTAAGTAGTAAGCAAAAATGGCTTGATTTTTTTAAAGTGGTGGAATATCATAACATGTATTCTTACATTGAAAAACTTCATGATGAAATAGATTCTGTAGTTGTAGACAATGTATCTTTCTTCCATAATGAGGTTATTGAAGAGCTTATAGAAAAACTAGATATAACAGAAGTTTATTTCAAAAAGTTGGAGGCTTTAAAAAATCTGTATCCATGGAAATTTGGAAAAGAAATAAATGATAAAATTGAATGTCTGAATGAAGAGAGGTGGAGGAAAATGTGCTATTTACATCGAGAACAACAGATGTTAAACTATGATTAATGTTTGGTGAATTTAATAGCTAATCAAAGTCACCGAAGCAGCCGTTCTAATACCTTGCTCAAAGTATAGAGACTATATCCATTTAACTTAACCATATTTAGAGGTGTTTTCTTCCCAAGCAAAGCACTTTTTGAACCCCTATTTTGTTAGATTGCAAACCGTCATACTAGCTTCTTTAGTTATAACTGTCTAACTTTATATCTATGAACGTAAAGGAAAAAATAATGCACCGGCTTAAGGATATTAATGATCCTCAGTTGTTGCATGAACTTCTTAAAGCTGTTGAACTTGAATATGAGATAGAGCATGTTGAAGAGCTAATAATACCTGAAAAAAAAGCAATAGATGAGGGGTTTTTGGATGTTGAAGCTGGAAAACTACATTCAAACGAAGAGGCAAGCCGATTAGTTAAGGAATAGTAATTAAATAAACCCCTACTCTCTCGGTAAAGGCAACTCATGTATTCTTAGAAACGAGAGTTTGTCCCAGTAGCCACGTTGGAATTTGATTTTCCCGTTGATTACCTTGAAAAATCCGCAACCTCGTAGGCCTAAAGGGTCTTTCCATTCTAAAATGGCCCACTCGCCATCTTCAAATATATTTTCTGGTATACACACCATTTCAGCCATTTTAAACTCTCTGTCAAACATTTCTTCAATGGCTTTTTTTCCTTCCACAGGGTCTTGATTTACCTGATGATTGATGGCATCGGAATGGTATAATTCGCTTATTTCTACAGCGTTTCCTTGGTTGAATAACTCTACCCACTTGTTAATGACTTCTTTAGGTTTCATTACTGCTTCTTTAATTTTGACATGGAATATTTCCTTAGCACAGTTTCACCTGATTTGCTCTGCACTTCTTCTTCCATTTGTCGGGTTTCAACTACTTTTAACTTAGCCAAACTCGCCAGCTCTTCAAGATCGGCGTGATCGTAAAGCCTGAATTTTTCACCTACAAAGGGCAGGTTTTTCATGAAATCTTTATCCGCATAGGTTAAAACACAAATTCCATCTGGCTTTAAAGTTCTATCAATTTCTTTGATCAGTTTTTCCTTGTCAGACCAAAAATACACCGTGTTTACACTAAATATTCTATCGAATGAATCATCAGGAAAGGGAATGGTTACACCGTCATATAAATTAAATTCAGCTGGTTTATTTTTATTAATAGTTTTGGCTTCCTTCATCATGGTTTCTGATATTTCTAAGCCAAAATATTTAATTTCTTCAGCTATGGATAGTATTTTGTCTAAATGCCCACAGTTGCCGTGCCCAATTTCCAATACTTGATGCCCTTTATTAAGTTCAAGAAATTCAATGGTGTTGGTTGTCATCCCAATGTTGCTTTCATTCATGTTTTTACCTACTTCGGCACCCATTTCACCACTGGGGCAACTCAGTTGGTTTTCTAATTCTGCTATCTGCTCTTTTGTTAATTTCTTATCCATTTATGTAAGGTTGAAGTCAATAAGTTATTCCTTAATGCCTTTACGAAAAATTGATTTATTAGATTTTAAATTCACTAATTATAAAACAAAGTCTACAGCACAGACTTAACAATCACTGTTTCCCGTGATTTAAATCATGAGTGAATAGCATAGCTTTGAAGCATCAAAATGGGATAAGCAGATCCCTTTTAACTTAAAAACCTATGAAAGAGCTAGATAAGCATATACATGATCATGTTACCGCCTTATGTCAGCAAGGAGACGAGCTGGCTGAGCAAGGAGAGTTAGCTGGTGCGTTAGAGAAATACTGGGAGGCTTTTGATCATTTGCCAGAGCCACAAACCATATGGGAGGCTACCACCTGGGTGCTCACAGCCATAGGTGATGCTAATTTTTTAGGTGGCGATTATAAAGCAGGGGTAGATAATTTGAGCTATGCTATGCACTGTCCGGGAGCTATTGGCAATCCGTTTATACACCTTAGGTTAGGACAATGTCAGTTAGAGCAAGGCAATGAAAAAAGAGCGGCCGATGAGCTTACCAGAGCTTATGCTATAGCTGGTCCTGAGATTTTTGAAGAAGACGATCCTAAATATTTTGAATTTTTAAAGTCTAAAATTGACATGTAATATCCGTTTTAGTGCGGTTTTGCCTTTAGGAACGCAGTTAGGTTATGGAGGATGTTTTTATTTTTAAAATCCTTTCCTTACCTTGCAGACATCACTTTGGGGGTGCCAATACGCTGGCTGAGAAATACCCTTAGAACCTGATCCCGGTAATGCGGGCGCAGGGAAAAGTAGCGAACACACATATCTATATTGAATTGCTATCTGGTAATTCATCCTCGTTATTCATCTCTGAAGTGCATGTATCTAAAATTAAGATTTTATGGACTTCACTATCAACGACCAACCATTTACTGTAGATCAAGACACCCTCACCATAGAACAGGTGTTAGCGCTAAAAGGGCTTGAAAATTTGCAAGGAGTTGCCGTGGCTGTTAATCAGCAGGTGGTACCGCGGACCGCCTGGAAGGAGCAGTCTGTAAAATCTCATGATCAATTATTAATCATCACCGCTACACAGGGCGGATAAAACCATTGAATTATGAGAGGAATTGACAAAACTCCGGAGATGGAGTGCATTACCCGCGATCCGTTTCCCAAGTCAAAGAAAATTTATGTGCCAGGCAAAATCCATAATATTCAGGTGGCCATGCGCGAAATATCTTTGAATGATACCAATTTGAAGTTTAATCCAGAGGCAGCAGCGGAGAAGAATCCCCCCGTAACGGTGTATGACACTAGCGGCCCTTACACAGATCCTAACATGGATATTGATGTGAAAAAGGGTTTGCCTAAGCTTCGGGAATCATGGATCAATGAGAGAAATGATACCGAAGTGCTGTCAGGAATCTCTTCCGCTTATGGCAACCAGCGTTTAAATGATGTCTCCCTGAATGATCTTCGATTTGCTTATCTGGAAAACCCAAGAAAGGCCAGGCAGGGGCATAATGTAACCCAAATGCACTATGCCAGAAAAGGGATTATTACCCCTGAGATGGAGTATATTGCTATTAGAGAAAATCAAAAAATTGAAGAGTGGAATCACCTCAATGTTCAGCATGAGGGACAAAACTTTGGGGCTAATACCCCTAAAGGTCTCATTACTCCTGAGTTTGTACGAGATGAGGTGGCTCAGGGTAGGGCCATTATTCCTGCTAATATCAATCATCCGGAAGCGGAACCAATGATTATAGGTAGAAATTTCCTAGTGAAGATCAATGCCAATATTGGTAATTCTGTGGTCACCTCCAGCATAGAGGAGGAGGTAGAAAAAGCCGTATGGGCTTGTCACTGGGGTGCTGATACTATCATGGACCTTTCTACAGGTAAAAATATTCATGAAACCAGAGAATGGATCCTTCGCAATTCGCCGGTGCCTATTGGTACAGTGCCTATTTATCAGGCTTTGGAAAAGGTTAATGGCAAGGCTGAGGACCTTACTTGGGAGATATTTAAAGATACGCTGATTGAGCAGGCGGAACAGGGAGTGGACTATTTCACTATTCATGCAGGGGTAAGGCTTAAATATGTACCGCTTACCGCGAAAAGAGTAACCGGAATAGTTTCTCGTGGCGGATCTATTATGGCGAAATGGTGTTTGGCCCATCATAAAGAAAGCTTTCTATATACTCATTTTGAAGAGATTTGCGAGATCATGAAGGCCTATGATGTGTCCTTCTCCCTGGGAGATGGCTTGCGTCCTGGCTCGTTGGCCGATGCTAATGACAGAGCGCAGTTTGCTGAACTGGAAACGTTGGGTGAGCTCACCAAAATAGCCTGGAAGCATGATGTACAGGTAATGATTGAAGGTCCGGGACATGTGCCTATGCATATGATCAAGGAAAATATGGATAAGCAATTGGAAGCGTGTGATGAAGCTCCTTTTTATACCTTAGGGCCGCTTACTACGGATATTGCGCCGGGTTATGATCATATTACTTCTGGTATTGGGGCGGCTATGATTGGCTGGTATGGTTGTGCCATGCTGTGCTATGTCACTCCAAAAGAGCATTTAGGGCTACCCAATAAAAAGGATGTGAAAGATGGGGTGATTACTTATAAAATAGCCGCCCATGCAGCTGATTTGGCTAAAGGACACCCGGGAGCACAGTATAGAGATAATGCCTTGAGTAAGGCGCGCTTTGAGTTTAGGTGGGAGGATCAGTTCAATTTATCATTAGATCCTGATACCGCTAGCCAATTTCATGATGAAACGTTGCCAGCCGAAGGGGCCAAAGTAGCTCACTTCTGCAGTATGTGCGGGCCTAACTTCTGCTCTATGAAAATTACGCAAGATGTACGTGATTTTGCTAAAGAGAATAACCTTACTGATGAAAGTGCCATTGAAAAAGGCATGGAAGAAAAGGCCTCTGAGTTTAAAAAACATGGGGGCAATATTTACCTGGAGCAATAGTTTATGCAGGTCGTGATCATCACCCATGAGCGTAACTGTGAAGGTGAAATAGATACGGTAAAGGAAATACTGGATCAAGGACTTCACCTGCATATCAGAAAACCTCATTACTCAGATTCGGAGTTGAGTAACTACTTAGAACAATTGCCAAAAGAGTGCAGAAGTCAGATGGTATTGCACGGTAACGTTCAATTAGCGGAAGCTTTCCAATTGGGAGGCTTCCACTTAAAAAGTACACAAGAGCATAAACTGGCAAGTAACTGGAGTGGTAGCCTGTCTAGGTCCTTTCATACTTGGAAAGCATTGAAAAGCTATCAATGGCCGCTGAGTTATGCGTTTTTGAGTCCTGTTTTTAATAGTATTTCTAAGCAGAACTATAAAGCTCAGTTTGATCATGAGCAGCTCAAAAAGGAATTGACTAAAGATAGTAATATTCCTGTGCTGGCTTTGGGAGGTGTTACGGTAGATCTTTTAAGGACTGTAGTAGAGATGGGATTTGCAGGCGCCGCACTGCTAGGAGAGGTGTGGACGAAGCCCACGGTGAAAGAAAGACTGCAGATCATCCATCAAATTAAAGAATATGCTTGAGGGCGGCTTAGCTGCAACCCAAAGCTGGATGTATGAAATGCAGCAAGTAGCTAAAAAGGCCTTTGAGCAAAATTATTAATTGAAATGATAGACCGATTACATTATATATCGCAAGAAGGAGCGCATGGTGAGAACCATGTACAGATGATAGAACGAGCCTGTAAAGCAGGAGTAAGCTGGGTGCAGCTTCGCATCAAAGAAGCTTCTGAGGCTTATATACTAGAGCAGGCCGAGCAGGCTGCTGAAATATGTAAAAAATATGGAGCCAAACTCATTATCAATGATCATCCGCCTATAGCGATACAAGTAAAAGCCGCTGGTGTGCACCTCGGGCAGCAAGAC includes the following:
- a CDS encoding cysteine-rich CWC family protein: MPKHEDKYCPRCNTLFECKVGNIALCQCSKVELTHEQRNYLSSQFSDCLCASCMAELKTEFNIKQHEASINKIIGGYRGE
- a CDS encoding nuclear transport factor 2 family protein; the protein is MKPKEVINKWVELFNQGNAVEISELYHSDAINHQVNQDPVEGKKAIEEMFDREFKMAEMVCIPENIFEDGEWAILEWKDPLGLRGCGFFKVINGKIKFQRGYWDKLSFLRIHELPLPRE
- a CDS encoding class I SAM-dependent methyltransferase, coding for MDKKLTKEQIAELENQLSCPSGEMGAEVGKNMNESNIGMTTNTIEFLELNKGHQVLEIGHGNCGHLDKILSIAEEIKYFGLEISETMMKEAKTINKNKPAEFNLYDGVTIPFPDDSFDRIFSVNTVYFWSDKEKLIKEIDRTLKPDGICVLTYADKDFMKNLPFVGEKFRLYDHADLEELASLAKLKVVETRQMEEEVQSKSGETVLRKYSMSKLKKQ
- the thiS gene encoding sulfur carrier protein ThiS — translated: MDFTINDQPFTVDQDTLTIEQVLALKGLENLQGVAVAVNQQVVPRTAWKEQSVKSHDQLLIITATQGG
- a CDS encoding thiamine phosphate synthase, which gives rise to MQVVIITHERNCEGEIDTVKEILDQGLHLHIRKPHYSDSELSNYLEQLPKECRSQMVLHGNVQLAEAFQLGGFHLKSTQEHKLASNWSGSLSRSFHTWKALKSYQWPLSYAFLSPVFNSISKQNYKAQFDHEQLKKELTKDSNIPVLALGGVTVDLLRTVVEMGFAGAALLGEVWTKPTVKERLQIIHQIKEYA
- the thiC gene encoding phosphomethylpyrimidine synthase ThiC; this encodes MRGIDKTPEMECITRDPFPKSKKIYVPGKIHNIQVAMREISLNDTNLKFNPEAAAEKNPPVTVYDTSGPYTDPNMDIDVKKGLPKLRESWINERNDTEVLSGISSAYGNQRLNDVSLNDLRFAYLENPRKARQGHNVTQMHYARKGIITPEMEYIAIRENQKIEEWNHLNVQHEGQNFGANTPKGLITPEFVRDEVAQGRAIIPANINHPEAEPMIIGRNFLVKINANIGNSVVTSSIEEEVEKAVWACHWGADTIMDLSTGKNIHETREWILRNSPVPIGTVPIYQALEKVNGKAEDLTWEIFKDTLIEQAEQGVDYFTIHAGVRLKYVPLTAKRVTGIVSRGGSIMAKWCLAHHKESFLYTHFEEICEIMKAYDVSFSLGDGLRPGSLADANDRAQFAELETLGELTKIAWKHDVQVMIEGPGHVPMHMIKENMDKQLEACDEAPFYTLGPLTTDIAPGYDHITSGIGAAMIGWYGCAMLCYVTPKEHLGLPNKKDVKDGVITYKIAAHAADLAKGHPGAQYRDNALSKARFEFRWEDQFNLSLDPDTASQFHDETLPAEGAKVAHFCSMCGPNFCSMKITQDVRDFAKENNLTDESAIEKGMEEKASEFKKHGGNIYLEQ
- a CDS encoding tetratricopeptide repeat protein gives rise to the protein MKELDKHIHDHVTALCQQGDELAEQGELAGALEKYWEAFDHLPEPQTIWEATTWVLTAIGDANFLGGDYKAGVDNLSYAMHCPGAIGNPFIHLRLGQCQLEQGNEKRAADELTRAYAIAGPEIFEEDDPKYFEFLKSKIDM
- a CDS encoding DUF4365 domain-containing protein yields the protein MKFYTTSSTGDSGLLYLGHWINQNFHFPFRIMSADIGIDAEIEILDKDLHSNGLIIKAQVKSTQSPINANFSEYVEKDHIDYWSKLTVPVIYFKVDLENNKIYHKIISSLDGVELTSSGNDNKRKIEFDLSKDLLDLSSKQKWLDFFKVVEYHNMYSYIEKLHDEIDSVVVDNVSFFHNEVIEELIEKLDITEVYFKKLEALKNLYPWKFGKEINDKIECLNEERWRKMCYLHREQQMLNYD
- the metE gene encoding 5-methyltetrahydropteroyltriglutamate--homocysteine S-methyltransferase; its protein translation is MQTHILGYPRIGSRRELKRACESYWNDKITLKELVQAAKEIREHNWNLQKEAGIDLIPSNDFSYYDQVLDMALTVNAIPERYHDVILKEGKTELDLYFAMARGYQQNGLDITAMEMTKWFDTNYHYIVPEFTKDQQFKLFSTKIIDEFDEAKRIGIASKPVILGPVSFLLLGKEKEEGFNRLELIDNLLPVYFELFAQLSERDVQWIQIDEPFLAMDIDAPTQEVYKKVYAEIDKKFPHLKILLATYFEGLKGNTELAVSLPVTALHVDLVRAPEQLSEVLAKTPDNLSLSLGLVDGRNIWKNNFIASLEQIKKAIGALGKERIMIGTSCSLLHSPCDLSLETKEDTLTPIIKSWLAFAKQKVEEVVTLSKLAGEDKADVIAALQANTQAQESRITSALIHNTAVKSRVNGIEESDTHRDHEFASRKATQQSVLNLPLYPTTTIGSFPQTKEVRSWRAKFKKGELSQKEYNDLLAEETAKAIEWQEKIGLDVLVHGEFERNDMVEYFGEKLNGFVFTQNGWVQSYGSRCVKPPIIYGDVSRPEAMTVKWSTYAQGLTDKLVKGMLTGPVTILQWSFVRNDQPRSATCNQIALAIRDEVVDLEEAGIKVIQIDEPAIREGLPLRKSDWQTYLEWAVRAFRIASSGVSDATQIHTHMCYSEFNDIIENIAAMDADVITIECSRSQMELLDAFVQFNYPNDIGPGVYDIHSPRVPSRLEMEELLEKAKAVLPEDQLWVNPDCGLKTRGWEETRKALIEMVSAAKSMRESVETGV